Part of the Vigna radiata var. radiata cultivar VC1973A chromosome 11, Vradiata_ver6, whole genome shotgun sequence genome is shown below.
GTGTGGTTAACATTTCCTTCTTAATCAACTTTTCCATGCAAATTGATCTTATATAAGGATCAGTACTTACATAGTCTTCTAATTTGAGTTACTGTTTTTACTATTGAAGCTGTGATTGTACACCCTATGCTGATATTTTCAGTTTATACAAATTTAAGTGAGATGGTACCAGGTTCTGTTTACATATCAAGATGAGAAAGAATATTTATTGTACATGATGCTTGATTTGTTAGGTTTTTCCTTAACTGTGTATGTCAGTGAGTTTGTTCATTTCATCCTTATGAACCTACTTAATCATCCTTTATATTGTTTCTGCAAAGTGTTAAACAATACAAAACTGATaatattcctttctttttctctgtaTTGTATTGTTGTGTGCAAATATCTTTTCATGCATGAGGGTCccaaatggaaaaagaaaaagaaaacctaaaaatgGCGTATCTTTGAGCCACCCATCTTAGGGCGCTGTCAGTTCTCCACAATTATAATGGTGATTTTGCAATCCATGTCTTGGTAGAAAACTGAAAAGATGGcacctttgtttgtttgttccatgagaaaatattacattgaataaaaatgagaaaaaattgaACAATGTAAGAAATAAGACCTATAAATTTATTGTCTAAGATTTTGTCTAAAAACTACTAGGTGTTTGTTTTCTATCTGCACTAATGTTCAGGTAACATGTAATAACTTATTTTCTGAATTAACACAATCCAAATGATTGAGTCTGAGGAGAGGGCAAGGAGGGAAAAGGGTAGATATATGTAACAGCTTTTGTAGCTTTTGATTGAAGGTACAATAGTGTTTACAAGTTGGGTAGATAGTGGGTTTAGAACCAAGGAATAGAACACAGAATTCAGTATTGTTATTAGGAAGATACTGGTATGCCAAAGATATTACCAGCCTCGTTAGATGTCATCACACTATTATATGCTGCTTATCCAAAGTACATTGGACATGCAGTATGGAGGAATTATTCCATACCAGAACCGCGTATTAAAGAGAGCCTTATCTACCAATTCCCTTGTACAAAGATTCCAACATGAAGTGTTGGAGCTTACCTAATCTATAGcagtaataatttaaaaaagatttggCATTAGAAGTGTGCAAATACGTGTtggatttataaaatttcagtATACTACTTTTTCCATATGTATTATGCAGATATTCTTTTAGGCACGGAAATAGGGAAGCAAGAGGTGGTCATGTTCTCCCCTATGGTTTAACTGTGGTACAAAATTGACTTGTCATTGCCACTCATCAATCAAGATCTCTTAGAACTGAATTGCCAAAACTTGACGAAATTGAAATTGTGATGAGTGCAACTTCTTGGTTTAGATGTGAGCAATGGACTCAACTTTATGGTGAAAGTGGAGAACTTGTGAAAAGCTTTTAGTTATCCTGAATAAGTGGAAATCAGGTTGGGCTAATTAGAGAGCACCTTTGTGTGCTAGCAAATAATTTAGCCAATATATGTTTAGCTTTTTAACTATTCAACAAATTCTAGACTTAACATACCAGACAATGACACTAAATACAATCTATATCAAAAATCAGATCCTCTAATTTTTGCTGGTGAATTATTGTGGGAAACTTTATGAATTGAAAAAGCATGGTCATcctctatctatctatctatgtGTATTCTGAATGGTCTAATTTGTCCCTTCTCAGACAGAACCACTTTAAATTGCCACCCTTTTCAAAATCCTAATGAAGACATGTTGGCCGAGGAGTGATCCTAACCCGTGGTGGTTTGGTTACTTTCCGGTGAGGCATGCCATTGTACATGCCAAATCCTCAAGTGGAGAAGCATAGGATCTAAGTATATTATAGAATGTGCTCAAGAGCATCAGTACCACAACATCAATCAAAATACCTTTTCCAACCCCATATATTATGTCATTTTGGGTTTCCCTTAAGCACTCACAAGGCAACAACATTCATCATCTAGAGCTACACACTCTACTTCTTCCTTCTCAagtttcaaacaacaaacaaagatGGTGAAGTTCTCAAAGCAGTTCGAGGGGCAACTCATTCCAGAATGGAAAGAGGCCTTTGTGGATTATTGGCAACTCAAGAAGGACCTCAAAAAACTCCATCTTTTTAATAACACCAACAACACACCCAACACTAGTACTACTTCTCTACCTAAGTACATATTTTCATCACTAAGGAACTACTCTCCATTTGGCCACCAACATAGACACCATGGACCGATACAAGTAATCCATCTTTCTCTTAAGACACATATAAGAAACAAAGTTTGATTTATCAATTCATCATGTTTCTTTTTGGTGTTTTTCAGGTCCATACCAAACTTGCCTCATCATCTTTTAATGGGGACATGTATGAGACAGAACTGCTAGATCAGTTTTCTGACACTGATGCCACCAAAGAATTTTTTGCATGTCTGGACCAGCAACTAAACAAGGTCAACAAGTTCTACAGAACCAAGGAGAAAGAGTTCATGGATAGAGGAGATTCCTTGAAAAAACAAATGGAAATCCTCCTTGTGCTCAAATCCACATTCAAGGAGCAGCAGAGCAAAGCAGGCTCTTCCCATGGCTCCAAGGAAGATCAATCTATCTCATGCACATTCTCTAATGGTAAACAACTAACTTTGTTTCTCCCATGTTACATAATTCAATGTCCttcatatgaatgaatatttattCCCAAGTTTATCTCATtgcaattgttttcttttctttcaaccagcATATTGGATCGTATTTTCCTCATGTTTGCACACATGTAAACCTTGATATGCATTAACATGAAATCTTTATCCCAAGTCAATCACCTAACTTCTATAATTAAGGAAAATGCTAACTATTTGTTGTTAAACTCATATTTTTCTAAGTTTTCAatcaatatttgtttaaaaaaactcATCCACCCATGTCACCTTTTACGTATAACAACTAGCAACACTGAATGATAAGACAACATATTCATTTTTCTGTGCTAATATTCAGTACGAATAACATGTGCACGAATTTCTCCAAAGTAAAGCGAAATGAAAGGTTTTTTGAAATAAGCATTGACtgaaaaatttagaaatacacagaaataaataaacacagTTCATGTGAGTTTTGTGAAACCCTTTGTGAACAGttagtgcttttttttttctttatttgcttTATATAATCAAGtaaggaaggaaaagaaaaacttgtagGCTACAAAAAGACTTTTATAAATATCCAAACTAAATGAGCATGAAacacagacaaaaaaaaattatcatgacAATGACTGgttaaacattttctttttgtgttttatatGTGAAACATGATATGAGAAGTGATGAGTAATTATGTGTATCTAAAACTCTGGTCATTGGAAACAGAGGAGGACTCTGTTAGGAGCAGACCACAGCAAGAAGAACTACAGGACACAACAAGCACAGATGAATTGGAGAGAATTGAAGCTCCATTTTCTGATTCCCCTGGTGCAGAAGAACTTGCCAAGTCTTTGCAAATGAAAAGAGAAGATGGTAAATTCAGAACACTTTCTGGGCGTGTCATCAACTGCCAAGGGAAGAATCTGAGGATAAACATTCCCTTGACCACACCATCCAGAACCTTTTCAGCCATAAGCTACCTTCTCAGGGAAGATTTGCTTAACCAGTCTTCAAGGAAATGTGGTCCAGAAGGTGGAAACATCCACCTGAACAAAACTAATTTGCACCATGCTGAAAAGATGATCAAAGGAGGTTTCATTGAGCTCTACAAAGGCCTAGGATATCTCAAAGTTTacaggtaaaaaaaaaaaagaaaaatttgtttttcaggCATGTTTGTATAATAAACCTAACAGATGTATAGCCTTTAATATGAAAATCTTATGTTTTGTCCAATTTCCAGGAACTTGAACATGCTTGCATTTATAAAGATTCTGAAGAAGTTTGATAAGGTAAAGTGAATTATAGGCTTCAAAGTTGATGTTACAAATGGGGTTTCAACTACGTTGTACCAAACAAACAGTAAAAAACATTTCTTTGTGGTTTTTCAGGTCACAGAAAAACAAATTCTTCCCATTTATCTCAAAGTGGTTGAGAGTTCCTATTTCAATAGCTCAGATAAGGTAAATCTCAGGCACACACTAAAACTGCTTCCTAGTAAAATATCTGTGTTCCATCAAATAGACTGATAAAAATGTGTGTGATACCATATCAAATCATGTCAAGAGTTTGCCCACAAGTTATGCTTGCACCTGAATGATCACCGACAATCTCAAGTGGCCAATTATCTTTATGTTTCATTTGTGCACCACTAGATGACCTTGAGTcatgcaaaataaaatttagatatgGCTGTCTGTCACTCACACAAGAGtttctttaactttttgaaCTGGCTTTGCTTTGTTTGCTTATTACTCTGAGAAATGACAGGTGGTGAAGTTAGCAGACGAAGTTGAGGAACTATTCATCAAAAATTTTGCTGAAGATAACCGAAGAAAGGCCATGAAATACCTTAGACCAAGCCAACGTAAAGAATCACATGCTGTAACTTTCTTCATTGGTGAGTTGCTCTCTGCCAAGTATTGGTCTTTTTTACTTGCACTTCTTTTTTGTGTCTTTTGCTTGtcaatcattttggtagaaatCTTTAGTCTTGTATGCTTTTTTGACCATTGATATCAAAAGAAAGCACAATATGGAACCTTTTAAGGCACTAGGTTCACAAAAGGAATGGCAGTAATTAGTCCTCTCTTTGGTGGATGGGAAGTACAGGTCCCATGCTACTctatatatcatatttaaacCATGCATAACCTTATAAAGGATGAAACTTAAAAAGCCCATCTAAACATTAAGGGAAGCATCCCAATGGTTCTTTGGCAATGGTGCCTATGTGGGTTTCACTAACAAGATTATGCCCATGTGGGTTCCTTTAGTGCAATTACAGTACACCAGCACCATAACATCTGTTTCATCGTTTCCTTGTTTTTTCCGAACCAGAACCTACTTTTATCATGCTTGCAAGCTAAAACCAAGAAAATAGAGTCAAATTTAAAGTTCCAtgttcttaataattattaatctaGGTGAATTTAAGGGATGAATAGATACAACATTGTCAAACATTTTTTACCCTAAAGAATGAAGATTGTATAGAAAGTTACTTACTTCCAACATAACTTATTAGAGATTATGTTTCAAACAAAATCAGGACTATTTACTGGATGCTTCTTGGCACTTCTTGCGGGATATGCTATAATGGCTCATGTGACTGGTTTGTATAGACCACATCAAAATTCTGTCTACATGGAAACTGTCTACCCTGTGCTTAGGTAAGTAAAAGTGGTTCTTACATCAGaagatataattcaaatttgCATAGTATTTGCACATCAATAAGTTCTGTCATGTCTTTGCAGCATGTTCAGCCTTGTGTTCCtacatttctttctttatgGTTGCAACATTCTTGCATGGAGAAAAACTCGTATAAACTACAGCTTCATTTTTGAGCTGGCCCCTACCAAGGAACTCAAGTATAGAGATATATTCTTAATTTGCACGATGGCAATGAGTACTGTGGTTGGTGTTACGTTTCTTCATTTGACTCTACTGACAAAAGGGTATTCATATGCCAAAGTACAAGACATTCCCGGACTTCTTCTTCTGGTAAATAtgtttatcatatattatatcaCATTCACTTTTACATCTTTTTTGGCCTAATACTTCAGTAAGCTCAGCTGAAAAATTAACACTGTTACTGCACTTGCAGGGCTTCTTATTAATACTAGTGT
Proteins encoded:
- the LOC106777973 gene encoding phosphate transporter PHO1 homolog 1, translating into MVKFSKQFEGQLIPEWKEAFVDYWQLKKDLKKLHLFNNTNNTPNTSTTSLPKYIFSSLRNYSPFGHQHRHHGPIQVHTKLASSSFNGDMYETELLDQFSDTDATKEFFACLDQQLNKVNKFYRTKEKEFMDRGDSLKKQMEILLVLKSTFKEQQSKAGSSHGSKEDQSISCTFSNEEDSVRSRPQQEELQDTTSTDELERIEAPFSDSPGAEELAKSLQMKREDGKFRTLSGRVINCQGKNLRINIPLTTPSRTFSAISYLLREDLLNQSSRKCGPEGGNIHLNKTNLHHAEKMIKGGFIELYKGLGYLKVYRNLNMLAFIKILKKFDKVTEKQILPIYLKVVESSYFNSSDKVVKLADEVEELFIKNFAEDNRRKAMKYLRPSQRKESHAVTFFIGLFTGCFLALLAGYAIMAHVTGLYRPHQNSVYMETVYPVLSMFSLVFLHFFLYGCNILAWRKTRINYSFIFELAPTKELKYRDIFLICTMAMSTVVGVTFLHLTLLTKGYSYAKVQDIPGLLLLGFLLILVCPFNIIYRSSRYRFLCVIRNIILSPLYKVVMLDFFMADQLCSQVPMLRSLEYVACYYITGSYKTQDYGYCMRTKHYRDLAYAVSFLPYYWRAMQCTRRWVDEGQTSHLVNLGKYVSAMLAAGAKVAYEKDGSVVWLCVLVIMSSAATMYQLYWDFVKDWGLLQMNSKNPWLRNELMLHRKAIYYFSMGLNLVLRLAWLQTVLHSSFENVDYRVTCLFLASLEVIRRGLWNFFRLENEHLNNAGKFRAVKIVPLPFHEVDEED